DNA sequence from the Desulfobulbaceae bacterium genome:
CGAGAATATTCATGCCCAGGTGGTGAGCAGCAATAACCTCCGGCACCGTCGACATCCCTACCGCGTCGGCCCCGCAGTTTCGTAAAAACCGTGTCTCAGCGGGAGTTTCTAAGCTGGGCCCTGGAATGCCTGTGTAAACTCCCATATGTACTTTAATTCCACATTTTTCTGCACTTTGTAGCGTAAGTTTAATCAGCTTCTTTGAGTAACAGCGGCTCATATCGGGAAAGCGCGGACCCAAAATGTCACTATTAGTACCGCGTAATGGGTTGAAACCCATATTGTTGATATGGTCAGTCACAACCATTAAAGATCCGGGTTCATAAGCAAGATTCAATCCCCCTGCCGTATTGGTAATTATAAGCGTCTTACAACCTAGTCTGTTAAGCACACGAAGGGGAAAAACAATCTGGTGAGGTTCAAATCCTTCATAAAAATGAAATCTTCCCTGTAGAATGGCAATTGTCGTGTTGTTAATTGTGCCGATAATGAGTTTGCCAACGTGAGTGGGCACGGTTGGAATCTGAAAATGTGGTATCTGTGAGTATGCTAGTGCTTCATGTTGCATGAAACCATCCGGCAGGAAGCTTTGTCCTGTTCCCTGCACTGTTAAAATGAGAGGTGGTGGGCAGCTAAGTTGACTTTGTATAAATCCAACGGCTTCGTCAATTAGCTGAAGGTGTTTTTCCGGATTAATCATAAAATGGCAGTTTGGGGTGGAAATCCTTCGGGAGAGAGTGGAAGGGTAAAGGTGAAGGTTGTGCCGCAACCTGGAGGTGACTCAAGTGACAGCTTCCCTTTGTGTTTAACCTCTATGATCTGCTTGCAGGACGCAAGTCCAAAACCATTTCCGCTATCTTTAGTAGTAAAATGCGGCAGGAAAATTTTTGAATGAATTTCGGCAGGAATGCCACAGCCTTTATCTATTATCTTTACAACGGCCTGATTGTCTTGCTGGTAGAGTTTAATTAAGATCGGATCTCCTGCCTTACTGGCTTGCCCTGCATTAATAACAAGATTGATAATGGCCCTGGAGATATCAATTTTGTAAAAGGGGAACTCTGGAAAGTCCGAGTCAATTTCTGCGACTATCTGTTTGTTTTTTAAATCAGGGTGAACGAAAGCCGCCTCTTGAATATCATGTATGATTTCCGGCAAAGAGTTGCTCTCAAGAGTTGGACAAAAATGCAGGCGTTTGGCATTAGACAGGGCCTCATTGCTCATTTCGGTGAGGTGTTGTCGGCTTTTTTGCATTAACTCTATAAACCGTTTTTGAGACTCCGGCATACCCTGAGTTTCAAGCAGGTCAAGCAGAAGTAATCCTGTAATGGCATTACGCATATCATGGATCAGGATGTTTGCCTTCTCAAATTCCTGAGCTAAGAGCTCGGTGTCATAACGAATACGACGACTGAGCGTCTTCATCATGGAAACCAGTGATTTCGGCTGCGTAGAAAAAAACTTTTGAAACTGAGCGGATGTGATCTTAAGAAGTCTTGCCGAAGTGTTCGATATGACCGTTGCAGACCTAGGTTTATCCTCAATGATTGACATTTCACCAATATAATCAATTGGCGAAATAGTTGTTATGGTACGGTTTTCCTTAAGAATCTGTAATTGGCCATCAAGAAGGACAAACATGTCTCGACCAGCAGCACCTTCCTCAAAAAGAACTGTTTGCGGTTCTATTTTCAGTTCTTCAATTGAACGTGCAAAACTGACAAGTTCATCATTTGTAAATGAGCTGAAAAGGTCAATTTTTTGGAGAATGACTACTAACTCATTAAGATCCATAGTAGCTGTTACTAAATTAGTCTATTCAAATTGCGAAAAGTGTTATTTCTGCCTGCTGGTCTTCTCAGATTAAGAGAATTATTTAGAGAAATATCTCTATCTTAGCTGTTTCTCGTTGTGTTGTTATGAACGTATCAATTTTTTTCTGAACTTCTTTTTGTTTTAAATACGCCTTTAATTTTTCAGAAATTTCGTCAAAAGGAAAAACGTAGAGTGGCTTTTTATCACTTATGGTAACGATGTAGTAGCCGTTAGCTGTTTCAATAACGTCGCTGAACTGATTTTCTTCTAAGGCAAATAGTGCAGTTTCTAAAACAGGGTCTAACTGGCCACGGACAATATAGCCGAGTTGGCCGCCTGGCAGTTTCTGTTTACCCTCGTTATATTGTTCAGCAAGTTCGGCAAAGGCTTTTCCTGCCTTGAGCTGTTCTTGTATGTTGTTTATTGTTTCAAGGGCTTGTTGTTTTTGAGCTTGATCTGACTGGGCGGTAAACGGTACGTGTATCTGGCTGGTAAAGACTTGTTCCGGGCGAGTGAAATCAGCAATATTCTCCTGGTAATAGCTGTTAGCCTGTTCATCTGTAATAATAGTTTTATCAGAAAATGCCTCTGAGATGAACTTTTCAACCGCAATCTTTTTAATAATATCTTCACGAGTGAAGGTATTATTAAAGGCATCGGTGTTGGGATATTGTTCTAAAGCACTTTTTAGTCCTAGATCAATTTCTTCATCGGTTGGTGAAATTTCAAGTTCCTGGCTGGCCTGATAGAACAGTTCATTGTTTATGAGTATTTTTAAAATCTCACCCTTTACCTGATTTTTTTGAGCGTCAGACATGTTGGCAGAAGTATAGAAACGCTGCTGTATACGGGTTAATTCCTTGTCAAGCTCCACATTGGAAATTGTGAAACCGTTTATAGAAGCCACCGGAGTTGTTGCTTCTGGACTGGTGTCAACACTCTGAGTTTCTTTTTTGGCGGTTGTCTCTGTTTCTTCTGCTTTCTTTGAACAGGCTGTGAATAGTAACAGTGAAAGCAGTACACATGTGAATACATGTAAAGATCGATTTAATTGCATGTCTTATGATTTCCTTTTAAATGTATAATGATTTATTGATAAGTCGTGTTACTCTTATTGTGTTGCCAGGAGTTCTTTGAGCCTAATATCATTAGCTCTGAGCCGTTCAGAGAGCATTGCCGCAAGATTTCTGTAAAGTTTGAGGCAGATGGCAGGGTTTGAGAGACGTAAGACTGTCTCATTGATGGCAATGGCAATGGTTGGCTCAAGAGCGATAACAGAAGCTGAACGTTCAAGTTTATCAATTATAGCCATTTCACCTACACATGTTCCCTGACCAACTTGATCGATCTCAATATCTTGGCCGGATATCTCTTTTTGAATTGAGACCAGGCCGGATATGATAACATACATCTTGGTACCGACAGTACCTTCTCGAATTATATACTCGCCTGCAATAAACTTTTTCTTTTGAGAAAGCTTAAAAATTATTGAAACTTCCTCATTGGTGAAATCAGCAAAAAACACATATTTTTCCTTCAACCGTTGGATGATTTGACTCTTTTCAACGGAAGTCATTGACGGCAGGCTTTCATTAACACGCATCTCAATGGAGTTAAGGTATAACTCAAGAGCGTCAGCAAAATCTTCGGCAGTATGATACCGATCAGCACATTTTTTGGCCAGTGCTTTGGAAATTATAGCAGATAACTCTTCGTCGGCTGCACCAAGACTGAGAAGAGACTCCTCGCGTTTACCAACAATTGCTTTAAGTAAGCTCTTCATGTTGCTGGCCACAAATGGCCGGTGACCATTTGAAAGCCATTCATAAGCCACAATCCCCAAAGAAAAGAGATCGGACTGACAGGTGAACTCGGTGGAATATATATGCTCAGGTGACATATAGTGGGGGGTGCCAAGAATCTCACTGTCTTCTGCCTGAGCTTCTAATAAAGTTTGGTCACCTGATATTTCCATAACCTGGGCAATGCCAAAATCAGTGATTTTTGGTGAGTCATTATCGAGCAGCATTATATTGGCTGGTTTGATATCACGGTGCAAAACACCACGCTGATGGGCATAATGAAGAGCGCGAGCCAGAAATGATAAAATTTCTACTTTTTTGGCAGTTGAATATTCAATCTTATTGGAAATGATGGTCTTGAGATCGTTACCCTCTATGAATTCCATAACGAGATACGGGGAACCTTTATGGATGCCCATGTCATAAATAGCAGCAATATGGTTGTAATTAAGCTTTCCATAAATACGCGCTTCTCGCAGGAAAAAATTTCTAGCCTGCTGTCTGGATTCTTCGGTTTTTAGTTTGTTGAGACGCAGGGTCTTAATTGCTACAACTCGGTTAATACGGTGGTCACGGGCCTTGTAAACCTCTCCCATAGACCCCTGGCCAACCTTTTCCTCAACGACATAGCGTCCTATTTCTGTAAATGATTCAAGTTCTGCCGTCATTGTCTGTCAAATCGCAATCATAAATTTTTAATACATTAAAAAACTGTTTTTGGGACTGTAAATAAAGGGATAAACCGTCGTAAATCTTAAAGTATAGGTGACCCTGAAGTTACTATAATAGAATAGTAAAGTTGTCTGATGGTGGCAATCTCTAAAGAGGGGGCTTGAAAAAATAAACCGGCAGGTTGCGTGGTTCACCACTCAATGGTGCTTCTTCAAATAACTGCCAATATAGCGCACAAGATCAAGAATTCTACAGCAATAGGCATGTTCATTGTCGTGCCAGAGTAAAAGCTTTACAAGATTCTGGTTACAATGAATGTTTTCCAGATCTATGATTGAAGAATAGCTGCTGCCGATAAAGTCTGTACTCACAAGTGGCTCAGCGTTCAAGGCGACTATATTCTTATAGGCATTGAGCGAGGCATCTTCAAACAGACTGACAAGTTCATCTCGGCTTGTCGGTTGTGAAAGTAGAAAGGAGACATCGGCCAGATGCATGAGTGGTGTAGGAACCCGAATCGCTAAACCATCAAACTTACCCAGTAGTTGGGGAATAACCTCCGGGATCTGCCAAACAGCACTTGTTTGAGTGGGGATCAGGTTCCTGGTCGCAGCTCTTGCCCGTCGCAAGTCATCATGAGCATTGTCTAAAATATTTTGGGTGTTGGTATATGAATGGATAATAGTTGCCAGGCTCGAAACTATACCAAGTTTATCATTGAGTATTTTAGCGATTGGGGCAATACAGTTTGTTGTGCAGCTTGATCCACTGATAATATGATGTTTTGAGCTGTCGTACTGAGTGTGATTGACACCCATGCAAAGTGTTATGTCGGGGTTCCGTGAGGCAGCGGTAATAACAACTTTTTGTGCACCTGAATTGATATGTTTTCCCGCCCGCCTTGATGAGTTTGTGCCGCTGCATTCGATGACTATATCGATGTTGTGGTCCGACCACGACAGGTTGTCAGGATCGGGCTCGTTAAGCCATGAAACAGGTCTGTTGTTAATGATGAGCTTATTTGATTCAACAGTAATAGGAAGAGGGTAGGTCGAGTAGCTGCTGTCGTATTTTAGAAGGTGTGCGGCAACGTGTAAATTTTCTAAAGTATTTACGGCTTTAAGCGAAATTGTCGGGTACGATTCAGATAAAATCAGTC
Encoded proteins:
- a CDS encoding purine-nucleoside phosphorylase, coding for MINPEKHLQLIDEAVGFIQSQLSCPPPLILTVQGTGQSFLPDGFMQHEALAYSQIPHFQIPTVPTHVGKLIIGTINNTTIAILQGRFHFYEGFEPHQIVFPLRVLNRLGCKTLIITNTAGGLNLAYEPGSLMVVTDHINNMGFNPLRGTNSDILGPRFPDMSRCYSKKLIKLTLQSAEKCGIKVHMGVYTGIPGPSLETPAETRFLRNCGADAVGMSTVPEVIAAHHLGMNILGISLIANVNNPDEFKPIAVDDVITQAQKAQGQIKAILSDLLQNHLT
- a CDS encoding cyclic nucleotide-binding domain-containing protein, translated to MDLNELVVILQKIDLFSSFTNDELVSFARSIEELKIEPQTVLFEEGAAGRDMFVLLDGQLQILKENRTITTISPIDYIGEMSIIEDKPRSATVISNTSARLLKITSAQFQKFFSTQPKSLVSMMKTLSRRIRYDTELLAQEFEKANILIHDMRNAITGLLLLDLLETQGMPESQKRFIELMQKSRQHLTEMSNEALSNAKRLHFCPTLESNSLPEIIHDIQEAAFVHPDLKNKQIVAEIDSDFPEFPFYKIDISRAIINLVINAGQASKAGDPILIKLYQQDNQAVVKIIDKGCGIPAEIHSKIFLPHFTTKDSGNGFGLASCKQIIEVKHKGKLSLESPPGCGTTFTFTLPLSPEGFPPQTAIL
- a CDS encoding peptidyl-prolyl cis-trans isomerase is translated as MQLNRSLHVFTCVLLSLLLFTACSKKAEETETTAKKETQSVDTSPEATTPVASINGFTISNVELDKELTRIQQRFYTSANMSDAQKNQVKGEILKILINNELFYQASQELEISPTDEEIDLGLKSALEQYPNTDAFNNTFTREDIIKKIAVEKFISEAFSDKTIITDEQANSYYQENIADFTRPEQVFTSQIHVPFTAQSDQAQKQQALETINNIQEQLKAGKAFAELAEQYNEGKQKLPGGQLGYIVRGQLDPVLETALFALEENQFSDVIETANGYYIVTISDKKPLYVFPFDEISEKLKAYLKQKEVQKKIDTFITTQRETAKIEIFL
- a CDS encoding protein kinase — translated: MTAELESFTEIGRYVVEEKVGQGSMGEVYKARDHRINRVVAIKTLRLNKLKTEESRQQARNFFLREARIYGKLNYNHIAAIYDMGIHKGSPYLVMEFIEGNDLKTIISNKIEYSTAKKVEILSFLARALHYAHQRGVLHRDIKPANIMLLDNDSPKITDFGIAQVMEISGDQTLLEAQAEDSEILGTPHYMSPEHIYSTEFTCQSDLFSLGIVAYEWLSNGHRPFVASNMKSLLKAIVGKREESLLSLGAADEELSAIISKALAKKCADRYHTAEDFADALELYLNSIEMRVNESLPSMTSVEKSQIIQRLKEKYVFFADFTNEEVSIIFKLSQKKKFIAGEYIIREGTVGTKMYVIISGLVSIQKEISGQDIEIDQVGQGTCVGEMAIIDKLERSASVIALEPTIAIAINETVLRLSNPAICLKLYRNLAAMLSERLRANDIRLKELLATQ
- a CDS encoding aldehyde dehydrogenase, encoding MAVSIAINGFGRIGRQLARLILSESYPTISLKAVNTLENLHVAAHLLKYDSSYSTYPLPITVESNKLIINNRPVSWLNEPDPDNLSWSDHNIDIVIECSGTNSSRRAGKHINSGAQKVVITAASRNPDITLCMGVNHTQYDSSKHHIISGSSCTTNCIAPIAKILNDKLGIVSSLATIIHSYTNTQNILDNAHDDLRRARAATRNLIPTQTSAVWQIPEVIPQLLGKFDGLAIRVPTPLMHLADVSFLLSQPTSRDELVSLFEDASLNAYKNIVALNAEPLVSTDFIGSSYSSIIDLENIHCNQNLVKLLLWHDNEHAYCCRILDLVRYIGSYLKKHH